CAGTACGGCATCCTGCCAGAAGAGTGGGGCGGTGAAAGCCAGTTCGTACACGTGTCTGCGAAAGCAGGTACCGGTATCGACGAGCTGCTGGACGCGATCCTGCTGCAGGCTGAAGTTCTGGAGCTGAAAGCGATCCGTAACGGTATGGCGAGCGGCGCGGTCATCGAATCCTTCCTGGATAAAGGCCGTGGCCCAGTGGCTACCGTTCTGGTTCGCGAAGGTACACTGCATAAAGGCGATATCGTCCTGTGTGGTTTCGAATACGGTCGTGTTCGTGCGATGCGTAACGAACTGGGTCAGGAAGTGCTGGAAGCAGGTCCGTCCATTCCAGTGGAAATCCTCGGTCTGTCCGGTGTGCCGGCTGCCGGTGACGAAGTGACCGTTGTGCGTGACGAGAAGAAAGCGCGTGAAGTTGCACTGTACCGTCAGGGCAAATTCCGTGAAGTTAAACTGGCTCGTCAGCAGAAATCTAAACTCGAGAACATGTTTGCGAACATGGCTGAAGGCGAAGTTCACGAAGTGAACGTCGTACTGAAAGCAGACGTTCAGGGTTCTGTGGAAGCGATCTCCGACTCCTTGCTGAAACTGTCTACCGACGAAGTTAAAGTGAAGATCATCGGTTCTGGCGTAGGTGGTATCACCGAAACCGACGCAACCCTGGCGGCTGCCTCCAACGCCATCCTGGTTGGCTTCAACGTGCGTGCTGACGCGTCTGCTCGCCGCGTGATCGAAGCGGAAAGCCTGGATCTGCGTTACTACTCCGTCATCTATAACCTGATCGACGAAGTGAAAGCAGCGATGAGCGGTATGCTGTCTCCAGAGCTGAAACAGCAGATCATCGGTCTGGCTGAAGTGCGTGATGTGTTCAAATCACCGAAATTCGGTGCGATCGCGGGCTGTATGGTTACCGAAGGTACCATCAAGCGTCACAACCCAATCCGCGTACTGCGTGACAACGTGGTTATCTACGAAGGCGAGCTGGAATCCCTGCGCCGCTTCAAAGATGACGTTAACGAAGTCCGTAACGGCATGGAATGTGGTATCGGCGTGAAGAACTACAACGACGTTCGCGTTGGCGATATGATCGAAGTGTTCGAAATCATCGAGATCCAACGCAGCATCGACTAATCCTGTTGGGATAGGTCCATATGTCGGCCGGGATCGCCTCGTGCCACCCGGCAATAATTTTAAAAAGGGGCTTTAGCCCCTTTTTTGTCTGGAGAATTTATTATGGCGAAAGAATTTGGTCGCCCGCAGCGCGTAGCGCAGGAAATGCAGAAAGAGATCGCGCTCATCCTGCAACGCGAAATTAAAGATCCGCGTGTGGGCATGATGACCACCGTGTCCGGCGTGGAGATGTCCCGTGACCTGGCGTATGCCAAAGTATTCGTGACGTTCCTGAACGATCAGGACGAAGCGGCAGTGAAAAATGGCATTAAAGCGCTGCAGGAAGCCTCTGGTTTCATCCGCTCTCTGCTCGGTAAAGCGATGCGCCTGCGTATCGTGCCTGAGCTGACCTTCTTCTACGACAACTCCCTGGTCGAAGGTATGCGTATGTCCAACCTGGTGACCAGCGTGGTGAAACATGACGACGAACGTCGTGTTAATCCGGCGGACGACAGCAAGGAGGACTGATGAGTCGTCCTCGTCGTCGTGGTCGCGACGTGCATGGTGTGCTGCTGCTGGATAAACCCCAGGGCGCTTCCAGCAACGACGTGCTGCAAAAAGTTAAGCGAATTTTTAACGCCAACCGTGCGGGCCATACTGGTGCGCTGGACCCTCTGGCGACGGGAATGTTGCCTGTCTGTCTGGGGGAGGCTACAAAGTTTTCTCAGTACCTGCTGGATTCCGATAAACGTTATCGCGTCATCGCCAGACTGGGCCAGCGCACGGACACCTCCGATGCCGATGGCCAGGTGGTAGAGGAGCGTCCTGTGACGTTTAGTGCAGAGCAACTGGATGCGGCGCTGGAGAGCTTCCGTGGCGATACGCTGCAGGTGCCGTCGATGTATTCTGCACTGAAATATCAGGGCAAAAAACTCTACGAATATGCGCGCCAGGGCATTGAAGTGCCGCGTGAAGCCCGCCCGATCACCGTGTATGAACTGCTCTTTATTCGCCACGAGGGTGACGAACTGGAGCTGGAAGTCCACTGTTCGAAAGGCACCTATATTCGTACCATCATCGACGATCTGGGCGAGAAACTGGGCTGCGGCGCGCATGTTATCTATCTGCGTCGCCTGGCCGTCAGTAAGTATCCGGTTGAGCGGATGGTGACCCTTGAACATCTGCACGCGCTGGTTGAGCAGGCGCAAGCGCAAGGGATGGCAGCAGCAGAACTGCTCGATCCGCTGCTGATGCCGATGGACAGCCCGGCGGCGGACTTCCCGGTTGTTAATCTTCCTTTAACATCGTCCGTTTACTTTAAGAACGGAAACCCGGTTCGGACCATGAATGCACCGCTGGAAGGGCTGGTACGCGTGACCGAAGGGGATGACGGTAAGTTTATCGGCATGGGTGAAATGGACGGTGAAGGACGCGTTGCGCCCCGCCGTCTGGTGGTGGAATACCCGGTCGAAGGCTGACGGCGATATCAGCTCACCTTGCGGTAAACCGGTGAGGCGAGTAGAATATCGCGGCTTAACGTCCGGCAAATTGTTTAACAATTTTGCGGGGCGTATACGGGGATCGCTGAATTAGAGATCGGCATCCTTACATTCTTTATACTTTGGAGTTTGAAAATGTCTCTAAGCGTTGAAGCTAAAGCTAAAATCGTTTCTGAGTTTGGTCGTGGTACTAACGACAGCGGTTCTACCGAAGTTCAGGTTGCACTGCTGACTGCACAGATTAACCACCTGCAGGGTCACTTTGCAGAGCACAAAAAAGATCACCACAGCCGTCGTGGTCTGCTGCGTATGGTTTCTCAGCGTCGTAAACTGCTCGACTACCTGAAACGTAAAGATGTTGCACGTTACTCCGCGCTGATCGAGCGTCTGGGTCTGCGTCGCTAAGTCTTGCGAGTTTCAGAAAAGGGGGCCTGATGGCCCCTTTTTTCAACCAGACCGCAGCAATTCACTGGAAACTATTGTATTGTTGCTATAAATGATCTTCCTTGCAGAGGTTCGCGCGGCTAATGAGAGGCTTCACCCATGGGGGTGTTGGTTGTCATTAGTCGCGAGGATGCGAAGAAGGTCGGGTTAAATCGTCAGCACACCGGTGGTGTGCTGTCAAACTTTTAAGAAAGGACAGAATTTTGCTGAATCCGATCGTTCGTAAATTCCAGTATGGTCAGCATACCGTCACGCTGGAAACCGGCATGATGGCACGTCAGGCTACTGCTGCCGTTATGGTAAGCATGGATGACACCGCGGTATTCGTGACCGTTGTTGGCCAGAAAAAAGCAAAACCAGGTCAGGACTTTTTCCCTCTGACCGTTAACTACCAGGAGCGTACTTACGCTGCCGGTAAAATCCCGGGTGGCTTCTTCCGTCGTGAAGGCCGTCCAAGCGAAGGCGAAACCCTGATCGCGCGTCTGATTGACCGCCCGGTTCGTCCGCTGTTCCCGGAAGGCTTCGTAAACGAAGTGCAGGTTATCGCGACCGTGGTTTCCGTTAACCCACAGGTTAACCCGGATATCGTTGCGATGATCGGCGCATCCGCTGCGCTGTCTCTGTCCGGTATTCCATTCAATGGTCCAATCGGTGCTGCGCGCGTTGGCTACATCAACGACCAGTATGTGCTGAACCCGACTCAGGAAGAGCTGAAAGAAAGTAAGCTGGACCTGGTTGTTGCGGGTACTGAAGCCGCTGTTCTGATGGTTGAATCTGAAGCTGAACTGCTGAGCGAAGACCAGATGCTCGGCGCTGTGGTCTTCGGCCACGACCAGCAGCAGGTTGTTATCCAGAACATCAACGAGCTGGTGAAAGAAGCCGGCAAACCACGTTGGGACTGGCAGCCTGAAGCAGTAAACGACGCGCTGAACGCACGCGTTGCTGCGCTGGCTGAAGCGCGTCTGAGCGATGCATACCGTATCACCGACAAACAGGAGCGTTATGCTCAGGTTGACGTGATCAAAGACGAAACCATCGCCACGCTGGTTGCTGAAGACGAAACGCTGGATGCTAACGAGCTGAGCGAGATTCTGCACGCAATCGAGAAAAACGTAGTTCGTAGCCGCGTACTGGCTGGCGAGCCGCGTATTGATGGTCGTGAAAAAGACATGATCCGTGGTCTGGACGTGCGTACTGGCGTACTGCCACGTACTCACGGTTCTGCGCTGTTCACCCGTGGCGAAACGCAGGCGCTGGTTACCGCGACCTTGGGTACTGCACGTGACGCACAGATCATCGACGAGCTGATGGGCGAGCGCACTGACAGCTTCCTGTTCCACTATAACTTCCCTCCGTACTCCGTAGGGGAAACCGGTATGGTGGGTTCGCCGAAGCGTCGTGAAATTGGTCACGGTCGTCTGGCGAAGCGCGGCGTACTGGCAGTGATGCCAGACGCAGACAAATTCCCGTACACCGTTCGTGTGGTTTCTGAAATCACCGAATCTAACGGTTCTTCTTCCATGGCTTCCGTATGTGGTGCCTCTCTGGCGCTGATGGATGCAGGCGTGCCAATCAAAGCCGCCGTTGCGGGTATCGCAATGGGTCTGGTGAAAGAGGGCGACAACTTTGTTGTTCTGTCTGACATTCTGGGCGACGAAGACCACCTGGGCGATATGGACTTCAAAGTGGCGGGTTCCCGCGACGGTATCTCTGCGCTGCAGATGGATATCAAAATTGAAGGTATCACCAAAGAGATCATGCAGGTTGCTCTGAACCAGGCTAAAGGTGCACGTCTGCACATCCTGGGCGTGATGGAACAGGCTATCAACGCGCCACGCGGTGATATCTCTGAATTCGCTCCGCGTATTCACACCATCAAGATCAATCCAGACAAGATCAAAGATGTTATCGGTAAGGGCGGTTCCGTGATCCGTGCGCTGACCGAAGAGACCGGCACCACCATTGAAATCGAAGATGACGGTACTGTGAAAATCGCAGCGACCGACGGCGAGAAAGCGAAATTTGCCATTCGTCGTATCGAAGAAATCACTGCAGAAATCGAAGTGGGCCGTATCTACAATGGTAAAGTGACCCGTATCGTTGACTTTGGCGCATTCGTTGCCATCGGTGGCGGTAAAGAAGGTCTGGTACACATCTCTCAAATCGCTGACAAGCGCGTTGAGAAAGTGACCGATTACCTGCAGATGGGTCAGGAAGTACCGGTTAAAGTTCTGGAAGTTGACCGCCAGGGCCGTATCCGTCTGAGCATTAAAGAAGCAACCGAGCAGTCTCAGCCAGCTGCTGCGCCAGAAGCACCGGCAGCAGAACAGCAGGGCGAGTAAGGTTGCCATTTGCCCTCCGCATCGCGGAGGGCCGTTATCAGGCAGGACGCCTTGTTAAGCCGCCGGGGGACAGGACGTTCATCCAATAGTTGTCTTCGGGAGTGGGAAATGAAGCCTTTTTTGCGCTGGTGTTTCGTTGCGACAGCTTTAACGCTGGCAGGATGCAGCAACTCTGCCTGGCGTAAGAGCGAAGTCCTCGCAGTGCCATTGCAACCGACTTTGCAACAGGAAGTGATTCTGGCACGCATGGAACAAATTCTTGCCAGTCGGGCTTTAACCGATGACGAACGCGCACAGCTTTTATATGAGCGCGGAGTGTTGTATGATAGTCTCGGTCTGAGGGCATTAGCGCGAAATGATTTCTCACAAGCGCTGGCTATCCGACCTGATATGCCTGAAGTATTCAATTACTTAGGCATTTATTTAACGCAGGCAGGCAATTTTGATGCTGCCTATGAAGCGTTTGATTCTGTACTTGAGCTTGATCCAACTTACAACTACGCGCACTTGAATCGCGGTATCGCATTGTATTACGGCGGTCGTGATAAGTTAGCGCAAGATGATCTGCTGGCGTTTTATCAAGACGATCCTAATGATCCTTTCCGTAGCCTGTGGCTTTACATCGTTGAGCAGAAGCTCGATGAGAAGCAGGCAAAAGAGGCACTGAAACAGCGCTTCGACAAATCGGACAAGGAACAGTGGGGATGGAACATTGTCGAGTTCTACCTGGGCAACATTAGCGAAGCAACGCTGATGGAACGCCTCAAGGCGGACGCAACGGATAACACCTCGCTCGCTGAGCATCTCAGTGAAACCAACTTCTATTTAGGTAAGTACTACCTAAGTCTGGGGGATAAGGACAGCGCTACGGCACTGTTCAAATTAGCGGTTGCTAACAACGTACACAACTTCGTTGAGCACCGTTATGCATTGTTGGAATTATCGCTCTTGGGCCAGGAGCAAGACGACCTGGCAGAATCGGACCAGCAATAGCTGACGACATAAACATCAGCCCGTAATCTTTTTGATTGCCATCACCTTAACTGGTGAGGGCGTTGTTGTTCGTCAATACACCTACTTTGAGCCGGTTCACACTTTTCAATGAAAATTGCTAATCATTTTCACGATGAGCTAAGTAGACTGGCCGCCATTGACATTGAGGCACTCGTACTACATGGCTGAATTCGAAACCACTTTTGCAGATCTGGGCCTGAAGGCTCCTATCCTTGAAGCCCTTAACGATCTGGGTTACGAAAAACCATCTCCGATCCAGGCA
This region of Enterobacter cloacae complex sp. R_G8 genomic DNA includes:
- the nlpI gene encoding lipoprotein NlpI; translation: MKPFLRWCFVATALTLAGCSNSAWRKSEVLAVPLQPTLQQEVILARMEQILASRALTDDERAQLLYERGVLYDSLGLRALARNDFSQALAIRPDMPEVFNYLGIYLTQAGNFDAAYEAFDSVLELDPTYNYAHLNRGIALYYGGRDKLAQDDLLAFYQDDPNDPFRSLWLYIVEQKLDEKQAKEALKQRFDKSDKEQWGWNIVEFYLGNISEATLMERLKADATDNTSLAEHLSETNFYLGKYYLSLGDKDSATALFKLAVANNVHNFVEHRYALLELSLLGQEQDDLAESDQQ
- the rbfA gene encoding 30S ribosome-binding factor RbfA produces the protein MAKEFGRPQRVAQEMQKEIALILQREIKDPRVGMMTTVSGVEMSRDLAYAKVFVTFLNDQDEAAVKNGIKALQEASGFIRSLLGKAMRLRIVPELTFFYDNSLVEGMRMSNLVTSVVKHDDERRVNPADDSKED
- the pnp gene encoding polyribonucleotide nucleotidyltransferase: MLNPIVRKFQYGQHTVTLETGMMARQATAAVMVSMDDTAVFVTVVGQKKAKPGQDFFPLTVNYQERTYAAGKIPGGFFRREGRPSEGETLIARLIDRPVRPLFPEGFVNEVQVIATVVSVNPQVNPDIVAMIGASAALSLSGIPFNGPIGAARVGYINDQYVLNPTQEELKESKLDLVVAGTEAAVLMVESEAELLSEDQMLGAVVFGHDQQQVVIQNINELVKEAGKPRWDWQPEAVNDALNARVAALAEARLSDAYRITDKQERYAQVDVIKDETIATLVAEDETLDANELSEILHAIEKNVVRSRVLAGEPRIDGREKDMIRGLDVRTGVLPRTHGSALFTRGETQALVTATLGTARDAQIIDELMGERTDSFLFHYNFPPYSVGETGMVGSPKRREIGHGRLAKRGVLAVMPDADKFPYTVRVVSEITESNGSSSMASVCGASLALMDAGVPIKAAVAGIAMGLVKEGDNFVVLSDILGDEDHLGDMDFKVAGSRDGISALQMDIKIEGITKEIMQVALNQAKGARLHILGVMEQAINAPRGDISEFAPRIHTIKINPDKIKDVIGKGGSVIRALTEETGTTIEIEDDGTVKIAATDGEKAKFAIRRIEEITAEIEVGRIYNGKVTRIVDFGAFVAIGGGKEGLVHISQIADKRVEKVTDYLQMGQEVPVKVLEVDRQGRIRLSIKEATEQSQPAAAPEAPAAEQQGE
- the truB gene encoding tRNA pseudouridine(55) synthase TruB codes for the protein MSRPRRRGRDVHGVLLLDKPQGASSNDVLQKVKRIFNANRAGHTGALDPLATGMLPVCLGEATKFSQYLLDSDKRYRVIARLGQRTDTSDADGQVVEERPVTFSAEQLDAALESFRGDTLQVPSMYSALKYQGKKLYEYARQGIEVPREARPITVYELLFIRHEGDELELEVHCSKGTYIRTIIDDLGEKLGCGAHVIYLRRLAVSKYPVERMVTLEHLHALVEQAQAQGMAAAELLDPLLMPMDSPAADFPVVNLPLTSSVYFKNGNPVRTMNAPLEGLVRVTEGDDGKFIGMGEMDGEGRVAPRRLVVEYPVEG
- the rpsO gene encoding 30S ribosomal protein S15; translated protein: MSLSVEAKAKIVSEFGRGTNDSGSTEVQVALLTAQINHLQGHFAEHKKDHHSRRGLLRMVSQRRKLLDYLKRKDVARYSALIERLGLRR
- the yrbN gene encoding protein YrbN → MKIANHFHDELSRLAAIDIEALVLHG